A genomic window from Streptomyces broussonetiae includes:
- a CDS encoding C40 family peptidase, translating into MGSHRRLVSSGFDRGATVLCVLSAAAALGAVPAHAAPHADARAEVDRLYQEAEQATQAFDKAQEQADTLRREVRDAQDHIARQQLRINTLREQLGSLAGAQYRAGGIDPAVALLFSDNPDDYLDKATILDRIGAQQEGRLRELRTAMRQLAQERSEAAGKLAALDKSRRAVAAHKKTVEKKLAKARQLLDALSAPARAAYDRASRDDRVDLPDLTGAVAPDARAAAAVAAAQSALGRPYVWGANGPSGFDCSGLMQWSYAHAGMHLPRTSQEQRFAGRQIPLSEARPGDLVIYRSDASHVGMYVGNGQVVHAPYPGAAVRYDPVGMMPISSVTRP; encoded by the coding sequence GTGGGCTCTCATCGCCGCCTTGTCTCCTCCGGATTCGACCGGGGCGCCACCGTGCTGTGCGTCCTGTCCGCCGCCGCCGCGCTCGGCGCCGTACCCGCGCACGCGGCGCCGCACGCCGACGCCCGTGCCGAGGTGGACCGCCTCTACCAGGAGGCCGAGCAGGCGACCCAGGCGTTCGACAAGGCGCAGGAGCAGGCCGACACGCTGCGCCGCGAGGTGCGCGACGCCCAGGACCACATCGCCCGGCAGCAGCTGCGCATCAACACGCTGCGCGAGCAGCTCGGCTCGCTGGCCGGCGCCCAGTACCGGGCCGGCGGTATCGACCCCGCCGTCGCGCTGCTCTTCTCCGACAACCCCGACGACTACCTAGACAAGGCCACCATCCTCGACCGCATCGGCGCCCAACAGGAGGGCAGGCTGCGGGAGTTGAGGACGGCGATGCGGCAACTGGCGCAGGAGCGGTCCGAGGCGGCCGGGAAGCTCGCCGCGCTGGACAAGAGCCGCAGGGCCGTGGCCGCGCACAAGAAGACCGTGGAGAAGAAGCTCGCCAAGGCCCGGCAGCTGCTCGACGCGCTGTCGGCCCCCGCCCGCGCCGCTTACGACCGCGCCTCCCGGGACGACCGCGTCGACCTGCCCGACCTGACCGGCGCCGTCGCCCCCGACGCCCGCGCCGCGGCGGCCGTGGCCGCCGCCCAGTCGGCCCTCGGCCGCCCCTACGTCTGGGGCGCCAACGGCCCCTCCGGCTTCGACTGCTCGGGCCTGATGCAGTGGTCGTACGCGCACGCCGGCATGCATCTGCCGCGCACCTCGCAGGAGCAGCGCTTCGCCGGCCGGCAGATCCCGCTCTCCGAGGCGCGCCCCGGCGACCTGGTGATCTACCGCTCCGACGCCAGCCATGTGGGGATGTACGTCGGCAACGGCCAGGTCGTCCACGCCCCCTATCCGGGAGCCGCGGTGCGCTACGACCCGGTCGGGATGATGCCGATCTCCTCGGTCACCCGCCCCTGA
- a CDS encoding C40 family peptidase: MASHRRPKQQSRARVTVLTTAAAAAVVLSANAANAAPSEKLSKDQVKAKVDDLYSKAEQATEKYNGAQEKQQKLQKEISTIQDNVARGQQDLNKLRDGLGSLATSQYRSGGIDPSVQLFLSSNPDDFLDKASTLDQLSAQQVDALKKIQDKQRELAQERAEAAEKLKDLSSTRAQLEQNKKDVQGKLADAQKLLNSLTAKEKQQLAAEQQRADRSSSERVNLGNSTPASGRAAAAFAAAQSQIGKPYVYGATGTASYDCSGLTSWAYAQAGVSIPRTSQEQATIGTRIDSASDLQVGDLVFFYGDIHHVGLYAGNGQVLHAPHTGAVVRYEAMADMPFQFGVRV; this comes from the coding sequence GTGGCGTCCCATCGTCGACCCAAGCAGCAGAGTCGCGCCCGTGTGACCGTGCTGACCACCGCAGCTGCCGCCGCCGTCGTGCTGAGCGCGAACGCCGCCAATGCCGCGCCGAGCGAGAAGCTCAGCAAGGACCAGGTCAAGGCCAAGGTCGACGACCTCTACTCGAAGGCCGAGCAGGCCACCGAGAAGTACAACGGGGCGCAGGAGAAGCAGCAGAAGCTGCAGAAGGAAATCTCCACGATCCAGGACAACGTCGCCCGCGGTCAGCAGGACCTCAACAAGCTGCGCGACGGCCTGGGTTCGCTGGCCACCTCGCAGTACCGCTCCGGCGGCATCGACCCCTCGGTCCAGCTCTTCCTGTCCTCCAACCCGGACGACTTCCTGGACAAGGCCTCCACGCTCGACCAGTTGAGCGCCCAGCAGGTCGACGCGCTGAAGAAGATCCAGGACAAACAGCGCGAACTGGCCCAGGAGCGCGCCGAGGCCGCCGAGAAGCTCAAGGACCTCTCCTCCACGCGCGCCCAGCTGGAGCAGAACAAGAAGGACGTCCAGGGCAAGCTCGCCGACGCGCAGAAGCTGCTGAACAGCCTGACCGCCAAGGAGAAGCAGCAGCTGGCCGCCGAACAGCAGCGCGCCGACCGCTCCTCGAGCGAGCGTGTCAACCTCGGCAACAGCACGCCCGCCTCCGGCCGTGCCGCGGCTGCCTTCGCCGCCGCCCAGTCGCAGATCGGCAAGCCGTATGTCTACGGCGCCACCGGCACCGCCTCCTACGACTGCTCGGGCCTGACCTCCTGGGCCTACGCCCAGGCCGGTGTCTCCATACCGCGCACCTCCCAGGAGCAGGCCACCATCGGCACCCGGATCGACTCCGCCAGCGACCTGCAGGTCGGCGACCTGGTCTTCTTCTACGGCGACATCCACCACGTCGGCCTGTACGCCGGCAACGGCCAGGTGCTGCACGCCCCGCACACCGGTGCCGTGGTCCGCTACGAGGCCATGGCCGACATGCCGTTCCAGTTCGGCGTCCGGGTCTGA
- a CDS encoding NYN domain-containing protein, whose protein sequence is MAETAGGGPGDGTAEVLDRPLPDGVRRRVVQIVSDGFGGLTVTELPAQLRQYARFTPSRRAKFAANAMAAALETDSLFRQRIGEKLREAQPELTGALDSGSPPPAADPLDVAAAAYVLRPAGWVKLVAAAGEEAQRADAERADEESRAELERLRHELAQARGHTRAETERLRTELESARREAESLHRKLRAALSDVKRGEAALRKAQGEMDALRAEAQAQVSAAESESRRLKARLGEAEAGLEATRRAAREGRSVEDMRVRLLLDTLLDATQGLRRELALPPVSVRPAETVDAVEPGRMTPKDIAARALSENDPAILDQLLALPQAHLVVDGYNVTKTGYPQMPLEKQRLRLLGQLSALAAQTGAEVTCVFDGAELAAPVLLAPPRGVRVLFSKPGVTADELIRQLVRAEPPGRPVIVASTDREVADGVAKAGARPVASAVLLKRLS, encoded by the coding sequence ATGGCGGAGACCGCAGGCGGGGGGCCGGGCGACGGCACCGCCGAGGTGCTTGACCGTCCGCTGCCCGACGGCGTGCGCCGCCGGGTCGTGCAGATCGTCTCGGACGGCTTCGGCGGGCTGACCGTGACCGAACTGCCCGCCCAGCTCAGGCAGTACGCCCGGTTCACCCCCAGTCGCCGGGCGAAGTTCGCCGCGAACGCGATGGCGGCGGCACTGGAGACCGATTCACTGTTCCGGCAGCGGATCGGGGAGAAGCTCAGAGAGGCGCAGCCGGAACTGACCGGCGCCCTCGACTCAGGCTCCCCGCCCCCGGCCGCGGACCCGCTCGACGTGGCGGCCGCGGCCTACGTACTGCGCCCGGCGGGCTGGGTGAAGCTGGTCGCCGCGGCCGGCGAGGAGGCCCAGCGCGCGGACGCCGAGCGGGCGGACGAGGAGAGCCGGGCCGAGCTGGAGCGGCTGCGCCACGAGCTGGCGCAGGCCCGCGGACACACCCGCGCCGAGACCGAACGGCTGCGTACGGAGCTGGAGTCGGCGAGGCGGGAGGCGGAATCGCTTCACCGCAAGCTCCGTGCCGCCCTCAGCGACGTCAAGCGCGGCGAGGCCGCGCTGCGCAAGGCACAGGGCGAGATGGACGCCCTGCGGGCCGAGGCGCAGGCGCAGGTGTCGGCCGCCGAGAGCGAGTCCCGGCGGCTCAAGGCCCGGCTCGGCGAGGCCGAGGCGGGCCTCGAGGCGACCCGGCGGGCCGCACGCGAGGGCCGCAGCGTGGAGGACATGCGGGTACGGCTGCTGCTGGACACCCTGCTGGACGCCACCCAGGGCCTGCGCCGCGAACTCGCGCTGCCGCCGGTGTCCGTACGCCCCGCCGAGACCGTGGACGCGGTCGAGCCTGGCCGTATGACCCCCAAGGACATCGCGGCGCGTGCGCTGTCCGAGAACGACCCGGCCATCCTCGACCAGCTGCTCGCGCTGCCCCAGGCGCATCTGGTGGTCGACGGCTACAACGTCACCAAGACGGGCTATCCGCAGATGCCGCTGGAGAAGCAGCGCCTCAGGCTGCTGGGCCAGCTCTCGGCGCTCGCTGCACAGACCGGCGCCGAGGTGACATGCGTCTTCGACGGCGCCGAACTGGCCGCGCCGGTGCTGCTCGCGCCGCCGCGCGGGGTGCGGGTGCTGTTCTCCAAGCCGGGGGTCACGGCCGACGAGCTGATCCGCCAGCTGGTGCGCGCCGAGCCACCGGGCCGTCCGGTGATCGTCGCCTCCACCGACCGGGAGGTGGCCGACGGCGTCGCCAAGGCCGGTGCCCGTCCGGTGGCGTCTGCGGTACTTCTGAAGCGACTGTCCTGA
- a CDS encoding rhomboid family intramembrane serine protease, with protein MISQWSTATGRTLRAVRSASAPITYGLIALCCLLFVLGPASGLTPGYGTGAALAAAQRAYFRQWGVVPAELFDGPAREILTPATALFVHGSWVHLLGNMLFLFVFGAMTEERMGRAEFTLFYAGCGYLALLGYAAVNASSEESLVGASGAISAVLGAFLYLFPRARVTSLLPFLLFLPLRFPAWVVLPFWAAVQWAAAEQASDGPGVAYLAHLVGFGLGFVYAWVRFGRGTRVKCTAAPAPEGENQP; from the coding sequence ATGATCAGCCAGTGGAGCACGGCGACCGGCAGGACCCTGCGAGCGGTCCGGAGTGCATCGGCACCCATCACCTACGGCCTCATCGCCCTGTGCTGTCTGCTCTTCGTCCTCGGCCCGGCCTCCGGACTCACCCCCGGCTACGGCACCGGGGCGGCCCTTGCGGCCGCCCAGCGGGCCTACTTCCGGCAGTGGGGCGTGGTGCCGGCCGAGCTGTTCGACGGGCCGGCCCGGGAGATCCTCACGCCCGCGACGGCGCTGTTCGTGCACGGCAGCTGGGTGCATCTGCTCGGCAACATGCTCTTCCTCTTCGTCTTCGGGGCGATGACCGAGGAACGGATGGGCCGGGCCGAGTTCACCCTCTTCTACGCCGGCTGCGGCTATCTGGCCCTGCTGGGCTACGCGGCCGTCAACGCCTCGTCCGAGGAGTCGCTGGTGGGCGCGTCCGGGGCGATCTCGGCGGTCCTCGGTGCCTTCCTCTATCTGTTCCCGCGCGCCCGCGTGACCAGCCTGCTGCCGTTCCTGCTCTTCCTGCCGCTGCGGTTCCCGGCCTGGGTCGTGCTCCCGTTCTGGGCGGCGGTGCAGTGGGCGGCCGCGGAGCAGGCCTCCGACGGGCCCGGGGTGGCGTATCTGGCGCACCTGGTGGGGTTCGGGCTGGGCTTCGTCTACGCGTGGGTGCGCTTCGGGCGTGGGACTAGAGTGAAGTGCACCGCAGCTCCGGCACCCGAGGGAGAGAACCAGCCGTGA
- a CDS encoding Lrp/AsnC family transcriptional regulator produces MITAIVLIKTSVDRIPEIAEQIASLDSVSEVFSVTGTYDLIAMVRVQRHEDLAEVIPGRISKIPGVEGTDTHVAFRTYSQHDLEAAFAIGLDS; encoded by the coding sequence GTGATCACCGCGATCGTCCTGATCAAGACCAGCGTGGACCGGATCCCCGAGATCGCGGAGCAGATCGCTTCGCTGGACTCGGTGAGCGAGGTGTTCTCCGTGACCGGCACGTACGACCTGATCGCGATGGTCCGGGTGCAGCGGCACGAGGATCTGGCCGAGGTCATCCCCGGGCGGATCAGCAAGATCCCCGGGGTGGAGGGCACGGACACCCATGTGGCGTTCCGTACCTACTCCCAGCACGACCTCGAGGCGGCCTTCGCGATCGGGCTGGACTCCTGA
- a CDS encoding aminotransferase class V-fold PLP-dependent enzyme, with translation MSVFTAAADQSVCRDNSGALPVLGRDVTVPLVTGGEVTYAALDYAASAPALQRVWDDVAAYAPYYGSVHRGAGYLSQLSTDLFENARGAVADFLGCRADDQVVFTRSTTDSLNLLARVLPADCQVFVFETEHHASLLPWQDAKVTYLNAPRTPRQAVETLERALADRDPHGPALVCVTGASNVTGELWPVRELAAAAHAHGARIVIDAAQLAPHHPVDIRDLDVDWVAFSGHKLYAPFGSGVLAGRADWLRTAEPYLAGGGASRKVTRRADGGVAVEWHESAARHEAGSPNVIGAYSIASACRALTEAGWDGLVAREQHLIAEVRAGLAEVPQVKVLSLFGDDAPRVGVISFVVEGWNSSHFAAALSAEYGIGVRDGLFCAHPLVRTLLGSDPQTQGECGAPEAAPGEKSLNAIRVSFGAGTPDEHVERFVRAVKELVTVGAKWTYRTQEGRCVPAA, from the coding sequence ATGTCTGTCTTCACCGCTGCCGCCGACCAGTCCGTGTGCCGTGACAACTCGGGCGCGCTGCCCGTTCTGGGCCGGGATGTCACCGTTCCGCTCGTCACCGGGGGCGAGGTCACCTACGCGGCCCTCGACTACGCGGCCAGCGCCCCCGCCCTCCAGCGTGTCTGGGACGACGTGGCCGCCTACGCGCCCTACTACGGCAGCGTCCACCGCGGTGCCGGCTACCTCTCCCAGCTCTCCACCGACCTGTTCGAGAACGCCCGCGGCGCGGTCGCCGACTTCCTCGGCTGCCGTGCCGACGACCAGGTGGTCTTCACCCGCTCGACGACGGACTCCCTCAACCTGCTCGCCCGTGTCCTGCCCGCCGACTGCCAGGTCTTCGTCTTCGAGACCGAGCACCACGCCTCCCTGCTGCCCTGGCAGGACGCGAAGGTCACCTACCTCAACGCCCCGCGCACCCCGCGGCAGGCCGTCGAGACGCTGGAGCGGGCCCTCGCCGACCGTGACCCCCACGGCCCGGCCCTGGTCTGTGTCACCGGCGCCTCCAACGTCACCGGCGAGCTGTGGCCGGTGCGCGAGCTGGCCGCCGCCGCGCACGCCCACGGCGCCCGGATCGTCATCGACGCCGCCCAGCTGGCCCCGCACCACCCGGTGGACATCCGTGACCTGGACGTCGACTGGGTCGCCTTCTCGGGGCACAAGCTGTACGCCCCCTTCGGCTCCGGCGTCCTCGCCGGCCGCGCCGACTGGCTGCGCACGGCGGAGCCGTACCTCGCGGGCGGCGGCGCCAGCCGCAAGGTCACCCGGCGCGCGGACGGGGGAGTGGCCGTGGAGTGGCACGAGAGCGCCGCCCGGCACGAGGCGGGCTCCCCGAACGTCATCGGCGCCTACTCCATCGCCTCGGCCTGCAGGGCACTCACCGAGGCCGGCTGGGACGGCCTGGTCGCCCGCGAGCAGCACCTGATCGCCGAGGTGCGCGCGGGCCTGGCCGAGGTCCCGCAGGTGAAGGTGCTGTCCCTGTTCGGCGACGACGCGCCGCGCGTCGGCGTGATCTCCTTCGTGGTGGAGGGCTGGAACAGCTCCCACTTCGCCGCCGCGCTCTCCGCCGAGTACGGCATCGGCGTCCGGGACGGCCTCTTCTGCGCGCACCCCCTGGTCCGCACCCTGCTGGGCAGCGACCCCCAGACGCAGGGCGAGTGTGGAGCCCCGGAGGCGGCCCCGGGCGAGAAGTCCCTCAACGCCATCCGTGTCAGCTTCGGCGCGGGCACCCCGGACGAGCACGTCGAGCGCTTCGTGAGGGCGGTGAAGGAACTGGTGACCGTGGGCGCCAAGTGGACGTACCGCACGCAGGAGGGCCGCTGCGTGCCTGCCGCGTGA
- the trpD gene encoding anthranilate phosphoribosyltransferase, with protein MSAVTPAGGDTAAGRSWPALLNGLLSGHDLAADDTAWAMDRIMRGEATDAQIAGFAVALRAKGQTVEEITGLVRTMYEHAKVIEVPGRTVDIVGTGGDGAKTVNISTMSSLVVAGTGAKVVKHGNRAASSSSGSSDVLEKLGVNLDLTPRRVAEVAEEAGITFCFAVKFHPALRHVGAARGQLGIRTVFNLLGPLTNPAKVRAQAVGVAVAQEAPIVAGVLAERGNSALVFRGDDGLDELTTTSTSHVWVVRDGKVAEEVFDPREVGLQMVPVEALRGGDPGHNAEVARRLLEGEPGPVRDAVLLNSAAALVALNPADAPLSEQLRAGMDRAAESIDSGAAKRALERWVAATNAQRP; from the coding sequence ATGAGCGCTGTGACCCCCGCTGGAGGCGACACCGCGGCGGGCCGCTCCTGGCCCGCCCTGTTGAACGGCCTGCTCAGCGGCCACGACCTGGCTGCCGACGACACCGCGTGGGCGATGGACCGGATCATGCGCGGCGAGGCGACCGACGCGCAGATCGCCGGGTTCGCGGTGGCGCTGCGGGCCAAGGGACAGACGGTCGAGGAGATCACCGGTCTGGTCCGCACGATGTACGAGCACGCGAAGGTGATCGAGGTGCCCGGCCGGACCGTCGACATCGTCGGCACGGGCGGCGACGGGGCGAAGACGGTGAACATCTCCACGATGTCGTCGCTGGTCGTCGCGGGCACGGGCGCCAAGGTGGTGAAGCACGGCAACCGCGCCGCTTCCTCCTCCTCCGGTTCCTCCGACGTCCTGGAGAAGCTCGGCGTCAACCTCGACCTCACGCCCCGGCGGGTGGCCGAGGTCGCCGAGGAGGCCGGCATCACCTTCTGCTTCGCGGTGAAGTTCCATCCCGCGCTGCGCCATGTGGGCGCCGCCCGCGGCCAGTTGGGCATCCGTACGGTGTTCAACCTGCTCGGTCCGCTGACCAACCCGGCGAAGGTACGGGCCCAGGCGGTCGGCGTGGCCGTAGCGCAGGAGGCGCCGATCGTCGCGGGTGTGCTCGCGGAGCGGGGCAACTCCGCGCTGGTCTTCCGCGGCGACGACGGCCTGGACGAGCTGACCACGACGTCCACGTCCCACGTCTGGGTCGTGCGGGACGGCAAGGTCGCCGAGGAGGTCTTCGACCCGCGCGAGGTCGGCCTCCAGATGGTCCCCGTGGAGGCCCTGCGCGGTGGCGACCCGGGCCACAACGCGGAGGTGGCCCGCCGACTGCTCGAGGGCGAGCCGGGCCCGGTCCGCGACGCCGTCCTGCTCAACTCCGCGGCGGCCCTGGTCGCCCTGAACCCGGCGGACGCCCCGCTCTCCGAGCAACTGCGCGCGGGCATGGACCGGGCCGCCGAGTCGATCGACTCGGGTGCGGCGAAGCGGGCGCTGGAGCGCTGGGTGGCGGCCACCAACGCACAGCGGCCATGA
- the qcrB gene encoding cytochrome bc1 complex cytochrome b subunit yields the protein MSTTANDTSRARGKAPAGERVADWVDGRVGIYSLAKSNMRKIFPDHWSFMLGEICLYSFLIIILTGVYLTLFFHPSMNEVVYHGSYVPLQGQLMSEAFNSTVHISMDVRGGLLIRQIHHWAALIFLAGMFVHMMRVFFTGAFRKPREINWLFGFLLFVLGMFTGFTGYSLPDDLLSGTGVRFMEGAILSVPIIGTYLSMFLFGGEFPGHDFVARFYSIHILLLPGIMLGLVVGHLILVVYHKHTQFAGPGRSEKNVVGMPLLPVYMAKAGGFFFLVFGVIAAIAAVAQINPIWAMGPYRPDQVSTGAQPDWYMGFAEGLIRFMPGWEINLWGHTLVLGVFIPLVLFPLVLAAIAVYPFIESWVTGDKSEHHILDRPRNAPTRTAFGVAWVTIYMITLVGGGNDLWATHFHLSINAVTWFVRIFFFVGPVIAFIATKRICLGLQRRDRDKVLHGRETGIIKRLPHGEFIEVHEPLSQEQLHTLTSHRQYEPARIGPAVDENGVQRKVGSTEKLRVKLSNAYYGDDNQIPKPTVDEYKEIASGHGHH from the coding sequence ATGAGCACTACAGCGAACGACACCTCCCGCGCACGCGGGAAGGCCCCGGCCGGCGAGCGCGTCGCCGACTGGGTCGACGGCCGGGTGGGGATCTACTCCCTGGCCAAGAGCAACATGCGCAAGATCTTCCCCGACCACTGGTCGTTCATGTTGGGTGAGATCTGCCTCTACAGCTTCCTCATCATCATCCTGACGGGCGTCTACCTGACGCTGTTCTTCCACCCGTCGATGAACGAGGTCGTGTACCACGGCAGCTACGTCCCGCTCCAGGGACAGCTGATGTCCGAGGCGTTCAACTCGACCGTGCACATCTCCATGGACGTGCGTGGTGGTCTGCTCATCCGGCAGATCCACCACTGGGCCGCGCTGATCTTCCTCGCCGGCATGTTCGTGCACATGATGCGCGTGTTCTTCACCGGCGCGTTCCGCAAGCCGCGTGAGATCAACTGGCTGTTCGGCTTCCTGCTGTTCGTCCTCGGCATGTTCACCGGCTTCACCGGTTACTCGCTCCCGGACGACCTGCTCTCCGGCACCGGTGTCCGCTTCATGGAGGGCGCGATCCTGTCCGTGCCGATCATCGGCACGTACCTGTCGATGTTCCTCTTCGGCGGAGAGTTCCCCGGCCACGACTTCGTCGCCCGGTTCTACTCGATCCACATCCTGCTGCTGCCGGGCATCATGCTCGGTCTGGTGGTCGGCCACCTGATCCTGGTCGTCTACCACAAGCACACGCAGTTCGCGGGCCCCGGCCGGAGCGAGAAGAACGTCGTCGGCATGCCGCTGCTGCCGGTCTACATGGCCAAGGCCGGAGGCTTCTTCTTCCTGGTCTTCGGTGTCATCGCGGCCATCGCGGCGGTCGCCCAGATCAACCCGATCTGGGCCATGGGTCCCTACCGTCCGGACCAGGTGTCCACCGGCGCCCAGCCCGACTGGTACATGGGCTTCGCCGAGGGTCTGATCCGCTTCATGCCGGGCTGGGAGATCAACCTGTGGGGCCACACGCTCGTCCTGGGCGTGTTCATCCCGCTGGTCCTCTTCCCGCTGGTCCTGGCGGCGATCGCGGTCTACCCGTTCATCGAGTCCTGGGTCACCGGCGACAAGAGCGAGCACCACATCCTGGACCGCCCGCGCAACGCCCCGACCCGTACCGCGTTCGGTGTCGCCTGGGTGACGATCTACATGATCACCCTGGTCGGCGGCGGCAACGACCTGTGGGCCACCCACTTCCACCTGTCGATCAACGCCGTGACCTGGTTCGTCCGGATCTTCTTCTTCGTCGGCCCGGTCATCGCCTTCATCGCCACCAAGCGGATCTGCCTGGGCCTGCAGCGCCGCGACCGCGACAAGGTGCTGCACGGCCGCGAGACCGGCATCATCAAGCGCCTGCCGCACGGTGAGTTCATCGAGGTGCACGAGCCGCTCAGCCAGGAGCAGCTGCACACGCTGACCTCGCACCGGCAGTACGAGCCGGCCCGGATCGGCCCGGCGGTGGACGAGAACGGTGTCCAGCGCAAGGTCGGGTCCACGGAGAAGCTGCGGGTCAAGCTGTCGAACGCCTACTACGGCGACGACAACCAGATCCCCAAGCCGACCGTTGACGAGTACAAGGAGATCGCGAGCGGCCACGGCCACCACTGA
- the qcrA gene encoding cytochrome bc1 complex Rieske iron-sulfur subunit, with product MSSQDIPEENLPAEQEHAQGAVSVADEENPFADPGLPPHEHRIQDIDERAAKRSERFVALLFTVSMLATVGFIAAYLAIPHDKSIFVFPIGHISALNFALGLTLGTALFCIGAGAVHWARTLMSDVEMADERHPIEASPELRAQVMDDFQQGAQESGFGRRKLIRNTMFGALTLLPLSGVFLLGGLGPAPKSKLRHTMWAKGKRLVNMNTNQPLRPEDVMVGSLTFAKPDGLEETNEDFQNEIAKAALMIVRLQPGNIKDKRELDWSHEGIVAFSKICTHVGCPISLYEQQTHHVLCPCHQSTFDLSDGARVIFGPAGHALPQLRIGVDGEGYLQALGDFEEPVGPAFWERG from the coding sequence ATGAGTAGCCAAGACATTCCAGAAGAGAACCTGCCCGCTGAGCAGGAGCACGCGCAGGGCGCCGTAAGCGTCGCGGACGAGGAGAACCCGTTCGCCGACCCCGGGCTGCCGCCGCACGAGCACCGGATCCAGGACATCGACGAGCGTGCCGCCAAGCGGTCCGAGCGTTTCGTCGCCCTGCTGTTCACGGTGTCGATGCTGGCCACCGTCGGCTTCATCGCCGCGTACCTGGCGATCCCGCACGACAAGTCGATCTTCGTCTTCCCGATCGGGCACATCAGCGCGCTGAACTTCGCGCTGGGCCTGACCCTCGGTACGGCGCTGTTCTGCATCGGCGCGGGCGCGGTCCACTGGGCCCGCACCCTGATGTCCGACGTGGAGATGGCCGACGAGCGGCACCCGATCGAGGCCTCGCCCGAGCTGCGGGCGCAGGTCATGGACGACTTCCAGCAGGGTGCCCAGGAGTCCGGCTTCGGCCGGCGCAAGCTGATCCGCAACACGATGTTCGGCGCGCTGACCCTGCTCCCGCTCTCCGGCGTCTTCCTGCTCGGCGGTCTCGGCCCGGCGCCCAAGAGCAAGCTGCGGCACACCATGTGGGCCAAGGGCAAGCGCCTGGTCAACATGAACACGAACCAGCCGCTGCGTCCCGAGGACGTCATGGTCGGCTCGCTCACCTTCGCCAAGCCCGACGGCCTGGAGGAGACGAACGAGGACTTCCAGAACGAGATCGCCAAGGCCGCCCTGATGATCGTCCGGCTCCAGCCGGGCAACATCAAGGACAAGCGCGAGCTCGACTGGTCGCACGAGGGCATCGTCGCCTTCTCGAAGATCTGCACCCACGTCGGCTGCCCGATCTCCCTGTACGAGCAGCAGACGCACCACGTGCTGTGCCCGTGCCACCAGTCCACCTTCGACCTCTCCGACGGGGCCCGAGTGATCTTCGGTCCCGCCGGCCACGCCCTGCCGCAGCTGCGCATCGGCGTGGACGGTGAGGGTTACCTCCAGGCGCTGGGCGACTTCGAGGAGCCCGTCGGTCCTGCATTCTGGGAGCGCGGATGA
- the qcrC gene encoding cytochrome bc1 complex diheme cytochrome c subunit gives MKKLSARRRHPLAAVVVLLLALAATGGLYAAFAPAGKAQADETSQSLTITEGKKLYEVGCASCHGTGGQGSSDGPSLVGVGAAAVDFQVGTGRMPAATSQGAQVPRKKVVYNQTQIDQLAAYIASLGAGPNVPTKEQYGPAGADIAKGGELFRTNCAQCHNFTGKGGALTKGKFAPSLEGVAPKHIYEAMQTGPQNMPSFPDTTLSSQNKKDIIAYLNAVNGDKTENPGGLELGGLGPVSEGLFAWIFGLGAVIAVAVWVAARTAKAKKS, from the coding sequence GTGAAAAAGCTCTCCGCACGACGACGCCATCCGCTGGCGGCGGTCGTCGTCCTACTCCTCGCGCTGGCGGCCACTGGGGGGCTGTACGCCGCGTTCGCACCCGCGGGCAAGGCGCAGGCCGATGAAACCTCCCAGTCCCTGACCATCACAGAGGGCAAGAAGCTCTACGAGGTCGGCTGCGCCAGCTGCCACGGCACCGGTGGCCAGGGCTCCTCCGACGGCCCCAGCCTGGTCGGCGTGGGCGCCGCGGCGGTCGACTTCCAGGTCGGCACCGGCCGCATGCCGGCCGCCACCTCGCAGGGCGCCCAGGTCCCGCGCAAGAAGGTCGTCTACAACCAGACGCAGATCGACCAGCTCGCCGCCTACATCGCCTCGCTGGGTGCCGGCCCGAACGTGCCCACCAAGGAGCAGTACGGCCCGGCCGGCGCGGACATCGCCAAGGGTGGCGAACTGTTCCGCACCAACTGCGCGCAGTGCCACAACTTCACCGGCAAGGGCGGTGCCCTGACCAAGGGCAAGTTCGCGCCCAGCCTGGAGGGTGTCGCTCCCAAGCACATCTACGAGGCCATGCAGACGGGCCCGCAGAACATGCCGTCCTTCCCGGACACCACGCTGTCCTCGCAGAACAAGAAGGACATCATCGCGTACCTGAACGCGGTCAACGGCGACAAGACGGAGAACCCGGGCGGTCTGGAGCTGGGCGGCCTCGGGCCGGTCAGTGAGGGCCTGTTCGCCTGGATCTTCGGTCTCGGCGCGGTGATCGCGGTCGCCGTCTGGGTCGCCGCTCGGACCGCAAAGGCCAAGAAGTCATGA